A single genomic interval of Trinickia acidisoli harbors:
- a CDS encoding transposase, with product MTEHDSELQVVSRSRDGRRRYDEKGKRALVEAALRPGMSVARLAQEHGVNANLLRKWITKYLLERESSRCARAAQDGAVVVDPSDGVQVHDGVPATMHSEAPAPAFVPVVAAAATPSVTPAPIAFALRVRLPNGVEFNLGQAGIDELGTLVQMFGRLPCSGSTTN from the coding sequence ATGACAGAGCATGACTCAGAGTTGCAGGTTGTTTCGCGTAGCCGAGATGGGCGGCGGCGCTACGACGAGAAGGGCAAGCGCGCGCTGGTCGAGGCGGCACTTCGTCCGGGTATGTCCGTGGCACGCCTGGCGCAGGAGCACGGGGTCAACGCCAACTTGCTGCGCAAGTGGATCACGAAGTACCTGCTCGAGCGTGAGAGTAGCCGCTGCGCACGGGCCGCACAGGACGGCGCCGTCGTCGTTGACCCGAGCGATGGTGTGCAGGTGCATGACGGCGTGCCGGCCACTATGCACAGCGAGGCGCCTGCGCCGGCATTCGTACCGGTTGTGGCCGCTGCTGCGACTCCATCTGTTACGCCTGCCCCGATCGCGTTTGCGCTGCGCGTACGCCTGCCCAACGGCGTCGAGTTCAACCTGGGCCAGGCCGGCATCGACGAACTTGGCACGCTGGTCCAGATGTTCGGGAGGCTGCCGTGTTCCGGTTCGACGACGAACTGA
- the tnpB gene encoding IS66 family insertion sequence element accessory protein TnpB (TnpB, as the term is used for proteins encoded by IS66 family insertion elements, is considered an accessory protein, since TnpC, encoded by a neighboring gene, is a DDE family transposase.) — MFRFDDELKVYLHRDPVDFRCGINSLSILVEQAMHLSPMAPALFVFGNRRRDRIKILGWERNGFWLLLKRLEASDRFVWPDSDTAVVALSVELLHWLIDGADIAAIQRHPRRNYLRVS; from the coding sequence GTGTTCCGGTTCGACGACGAACTGAAGGTCTACCTCCATCGCGATCCGGTGGACTTCCGCTGCGGGATCAACAGCCTGTCGATCCTGGTCGAGCAGGCGATGCACCTGAGTCCGATGGCGCCCGCGCTGTTCGTGTTCGGCAACCGGCGGCGCGATCGCATCAAGATCCTGGGCTGGGAGCGCAACGGCTTCTGGCTGCTGCTCAAGCGGCTTGAGGCCAGCGACCGTTTCGTGTGGCCCGACAGCGACACGGCGGTGGTAGCCTTGAGCGTCGAGCTGCTCCACTGGCTCATCGACGGTGCCGACATCGCGGCAATCCAGCGCCATCCCAGGCGCAACTATCTGCGCGTGAGCTGA
- a CDS encoding tyrosine-type recombinase/integrase, with translation MNISAAQSFPVLLQKFFTERLLQQRHASPCTVAAYRDSFRLLLAFAHQRLHKRPSDITVEELNAPFILEFLKYLEQDRHNSIRSRNARFAAIRSFMEYVSFAEPSALSLAQSVLAIPMKRFEQPLVGFLSREHIEAILAAPDVSTWTGQRDHVMLAMLYNTGARVSELIGMRVSDLMLGPTTWVLIHGKGRKERSVPLWPDTARELKRWLRQYPRTSEEPLFPGRAGASLTRIGFTERLKLAVQGASRQFPELARHRVFPHLFRHSVAMHMLQSGVDITVIALWLGHESPVTTHRYVEADLQMKDRALKALQSPSSKPLRYRPKDDLLRFLQAL, from the coding sequence ATGAACATATCAGCAGCGCAGTCCTTTCCAGTCCTGTTGCAGAAATTCTTCACGGAACGTTTGCTTCAGCAACGACACGCAAGCCCATGCACTGTGGCGGCCTACCGTGACAGTTTCCGACTGCTGCTGGCTTTCGCGCATCAACGCTTACACAAGCGGCCCAGCGATATCACCGTCGAGGAACTGAATGCGCCATTCATCCTCGAGTTCCTTAAATACCTCGAACAGGACCGACACAATTCAATTCGTAGCCGGAATGCCAGGTTCGCCGCCATTCGATCGTTCATGGAGTACGTTTCGTTCGCAGAGCCGTCGGCCCTGTCCTTGGCACAATCCGTACTTGCGATTCCCATGAAGCGATTCGAGCAACCGCTCGTCGGATTTCTGTCTCGCGAGCACATTGAGGCTATCCTTGCCGCTCCCGATGTTAGCACCTGGACGGGGCAACGCGACCACGTCATGCTGGCTATGCTTTACAACACCGGAGCCCGCGTTTCTGAGCTGATCGGTATGCGTGTGTCCGACCTCATGCTTGGGCCCACTACATGGGTGCTCATTCACGGCAAAGGTCGCAAGGAGCGTTCTGTCCCGCTATGGCCCGACACCGCGAGAGAACTCAAGCGTTGGCTTCGGCAATATCCCCGAACATCCGAGGAGCCGTTATTTCCCGGGCGGGCCGGCGCTTCGCTTACGCGCATCGGCTTCACCGAGCGGCTTAAGCTTGCAGTTCAGGGCGCCTCGCGACAGTTTCCCGAACTTGCGCGGCACCGCGTCTTTCCACACCTGTTTCGACATTCCGTCGCGATGCATATGCTGCAATCTGGCGTTGATATTACGGTCATCGCGTTGTGGCTCGGTCACGAGAGCCCTGTCACTACGCATCGCTATGTCGAAGCCGATCTGCAAATGAAGGACCGGGCACTGAAGGCACTCCAATCACCGTCGAGCAAGCCACTTCGATATCGACCCAAGGATGATCTTCTTCGCTTTCTGCAAGCGCTGTAG
- a CDS encoding tyrosine-type recombinase/integrase, with the protein MRRSLSTRWSAQCELQDDFRTDRCDRTAYLGSDGLTRSDVDFEKRLLHIRSAKFGKSRWVPIHPTTASAMRRYACKRDRDSSTANTNAFFVFDYGRPASTRSVEYAFKILRTALKWRARGDHPAPRIHDLRHSFVCHRLQDWYAQGVDVDRNILALSTYLGHAKVTDTYWYETASPELLAIAAQRFVRHRGGSS; encoded by the coding sequence CTGCGACGGTCTCTATCCACCCGGTGGTCTGCGCAGTGCGAGCTGCAGGACGATTTTCGGACTGATCGCTGCGACCGGACTGCGTATCTCGGAAGCGACGGGTTAACCCGTTCGGATGTAGATTTCGAGAAGCGGCTTCTGCATATCCGGAGTGCTAAGTTTGGCAAATCACGGTGGGTGCCGATACACCCTACGACTGCATCAGCGATGCGACGATATGCCTGCAAACGCGACCGCGATTCTTCAACTGCCAACACGAATGCTTTCTTTGTGTTCGACTACGGTCGACCAGCTTCAACAAGAAGCGTCGAGTACGCGTTCAAGATCCTGCGCACCGCATTGAAGTGGCGCGCTCGCGGCGACCATCCCGCACCGCGGATACATGATCTGCGACATTCGTTCGTCTGCCATCGATTGCAGGATTGGTACGCGCAAGGGGTGGACGTCGATCGCAACATTCTTGCGCTGTCGACTTACCTCGGGCATGCCAAAGTCACCGACACGTACTGGTACGAAACAGCCTCGCCCGAGCTCCTGGCAATCGCAGCCCAACGCTTTGTGCGCCATCGCGGAGGTTCATCATGA
- a CDS encoding site-specific integrase, protein MPKYTRIRPGHLLCEHWFEGAALRTHADAYVQYLIDRGYARETVECYFRCVAHFIHWMTQRDINLCDVSKPTIVQFLERHLPHCQCASRCRHTSADVRAGLKHFFAMLDGAQPEHLTLNVLTPIGTELAEFKRHLAEVRGLSDSTCTVRVRQAHEFLVDRFGAGPVQISRLTPGDIVRFVMRRTNGLAPATIKGIGISLRSYLLFKSSRGTPTETLIAALPRVAQWRLSGLPEVLSSVEVRQLLKAFDRSSATGMRDYAMTRCLLDLGLRRAEVARLSLDDIDWRDGTLTIHGKGKRIDIVPLPRLTGNAISEYLQRGRPNTARREVFVRHRPPLDAAANLDIVRNAVRYAAARCGLQQRVRGTHIFRHTMACRMVQGGVPFKEIGDLLRHRSLDTTTIYAKVNLPALRRVALPWPGKRS, encoded by the coding sequence ATGCCCAAATACACACGCATCAGACCCGGCCATCTGCTCTGCGAGCATTGGTTCGAAGGCGCTGCGTTGCGAACGCATGCAGACGCTTACGTTCAATACCTGATCGATCGTGGTTATGCCCGGGAGACAGTGGAATGCTACTTCAGGTGTGTCGCCCACTTCATTCATTGGATGACGCAGCGCGACATCAATCTTTGCGATGTTAGCAAGCCGACGATCGTCCAGTTTCTCGAGCGGCACCTGCCGCATTGCCAATGCGCGTCTCGCTGTCGGCACACAAGCGCCGATGTTCGCGCCGGTTTGAAGCACTTCTTCGCGATGCTCGACGGCGCGCAACCGGAGCATTTGACTCTCAACGTGTTGACGCCTATCGGCACAGAGCTCGCAGAATTCAAGCGCCATCTGGCAGAGGTTCGCGGTCTGTCCGACAGCACATGCACAGTTCGAGTACGGCAGGCCCACGAGTTTCTTGTCGATCGTTTCGGTGCGGGGCCCGTACAGATTTCGAGGTTGACCCCGGGCGATATTGTACGTTTTGTTATGCGCCGAACGAACGGACTTGCTCCAGCGACGATCAAGGGTATCGGTATCTCGCTACGGAGCTACTTGTTATTCAAGAGCAGCCGGGGAACGCCAACCGAAACGCTCATCGCAGCGCTGCCGAGGGTTGCGCAATGGCGTCTCTCCGGATTGCCCGAGGTCCTCTCGTCTGTCGAAGTCAGGCAACTGCTCAAGGCGTTCGATCGTAGCAGTGCTACCGGCATGCGCGATTACGCCATGACGCGCTGTCTTCTAGATCTTGGCTTGCGGCGCGCGGAAGTGGCACGTCTGAGTCTCGATGATATCGACTGGCGAGATGGAACATTGACGATACACGGCAAGGGCAAACGGATCGACATCGTCCCGCTTCCAAGACTGACCGGCAACGCGATCTCCGAGTACCTGCAGCGTGGGCGTCCAAACACTGCACGGCGCGAGGTATTTGTTCGCCATCGACCACCGCTTGATGCCGCAGCCAATCTGGATATTGTCCGTAACGCAGTTCGTTATGCCGCTGCGCGTTGCGGTTTGCAGCAACGTGTGCGCGGCACCCATATTTTCCGGCACACCATGGCTTGCCGGATGGTGCAAGGCGGCGTTCCATTCAAGGAGATCGGCGATCTGTTGCGCCATCGTTCTCTCGATACCACGACGATTTATGCGAAGGTCAACCTTCCAGCCCTTCGTCGCGTGGCGCTTCCATGGCCAGGGAAGCGATCATGA
- a CDS encoding DUF2971 domain-containing protein, whose translation MRLYYLTACEWAEKTLREQRFKLSTFDEANDPFELLAVSIKNRHARQIYKDLIYKHWNNHLAMLCTSTSWHSPVMWAHYGDKHRGVCIGFDTAEHVQVCPVSYRTDRLPGLLDSLGQRQLPTEEQIMTVLTTKFKDWQYERECRIFAEGSERDADGKAYLAFQPGLIPREIILGVRCEASLRDFADLVIDPINSVEIFKARAAFDSFKIVRQKQVKPIVVKPEKQLRHG comes from the coding sequence ATGCGTCTCTACTATCTGACAGCCTGCGAATGGGCTGAGAAAACTCTCCGAGAGCAACGGTTCAAGCTATCGACTTTCGATGAAGCCAACGACCCGTTCGAGCTGCTGGCGGTGTCAATAAAGAACCGCCACGCCCGGCAAATTTATAAGGACCTGATCTATAAGCACTGGAACAACCACCTCGCTATGCTCTGCACGAGCACGAGCTGGCACAGTCCCGTCATGTGGGCCCACTACGGCGATAAACATCGAGGCGTCTGCATTGGATTCGATACCGCCGAGCATGTACAGGTTTGTCCGGTTTCCTATCGTACCGACCGCCTACCTGGTTTGCTTGACTCGCTTGGGCAAAGACAGCTCCCAACCGAAGAACAGATTATGACGGTGCTAACGACGAAGTTCAAAGACTGGCAATACGAGCGAGAGTGCCGGATCTTTGCCGAAGGCAGCGAGCGGGACGCAGACGGCAAAGCATATCTTGCGTTTCAACCTGGATTGATTCCGCGCGAGATTATCCTTGGCGTCAGATGCGAGGCGTCGCTGCGCGATTTCGCCGATCTGGTGATCGACCCGATCAATTCGGTCGAGATTTTCAAAGCGCGGGCCGCTTTTGACTCGTTTAAAATTGTGCGGCAAAAGCAGGTCAAGCCGATCGTTGTAAAGCCTGAAAAGCAGTTGCGGCACGGATAA
- a CDS encoding SMODS domain-containing nucleotidyltransferase gives MSVLSFLTDTASNAVLSPIEQLSITTSINTLQTRLGLHFTNGVLKQHFRFGSSTRGTILPRSMDEQSDIDYMIVFSDNNATPQTYLNRLKAFAEKRYGTSAIYQSSPTIVLELNHIKFDLVPATMTWLGDLAIPNGSGGWRATNPSAFNSTLEAKNKASNSLIKPTIRLFKYWNAASGSPFISFEMEQWVCGLTFWWLTNQKEYFFTVIDNLATNWSYPQWTNNEITRAKTIVANVKRYERDSMPATAEREIRRLFRL, from the coding sequence ATGTCGGTACTGAGCTTTCTCACGGACACGGCCAGCAACGCTGTGCTTTCGCCGATCGAACAGTTGTCGATTACCACTTCAATCAACACTCTCCAAACGCGCCTGGGCTTGCATTTCACAAACGGTGTGCTCAAGCAGCACTTTCGTTTTGGATCGTCAACACGAGGGACTATCCTGCCACGCTCAATGGACGAGCAGTCCGACATCGACTACATGATCGTCTTCAGCGACAACAACGCGACGCCCCAGACATACCTGAATCGCCTGAAGGCCTTTGCAGAAAAGCGCTATGGCACGTCGGCAATCTACCAATCCAGCCCGACCATCGTTTTGGAACTGAATCACATCAAGTTTGATCTGGTACCGGCGACAATGACTTGGCTCGGTGACCTTGCAATTCCCAATGGCTCGGGCGGATGGAGAGCCACCAATCCAAGCGCATTCAATTCCACGCTTGAGGCAAAGAACAAGGCGAGCAATTCGTTGATCAAACCGACGATCCGGCTATTCAAGTACTGGAATGCGGCAAGTGGGTCTCCGTTCATCTCCTTCGAAATGGAACAATGGGTGTGCGGGCTCACGTTCTGGTGGCTAACAAACCAGAAAGAATACTTCTTTACTGTGATTGATAATCTCGCCACGAACTGGTCATATCCGCAATGGACCAACAACGAGATCACCCGTGCCAAGACGATTGTCGCCAATGTCAAGCGGTATGAAAGAGACAGCATGCCGGCGACAGCAGAACGTGAAATCAGGCGACTGTTTCGTCTATGA
- a CDS encoding SLATT domain-containing protein: protein MSDPLPANQNTISALSREAKRLEEDATYSSKGHFNAEDSWMLRNYWLGVPATILAALAGATLFKSYPELASLSALAASLLTGLMTFLKPNERAAMHRAAAGQFLSLRNQARFFREIELLQTDGLDELRDRLKALSTMRNELNDKSPSIPRWAFVAARKGIEEGEATHKVDKED from the coding sequence ATGAGCGATCCTCTCCCAGCCAATCAAAATACGATCTCCGCCTTGAGCCGGGAAGCCAAACGACTAGAGGAAGACGCGACCTATTCCAGCAAAGGCCACTTTAACGCCGAAGATAGCTGGATGCTACGCAATTACTGGCTTGGCGTGCCGGCCACAATACTCGCGGCGTTAGCCGGTGCGACCCTGTTCAAGAGCTATCCTGAGCTTGCCAGCCTTAGCGCCCTTGCGGCGTCGCTTTTGACAGGGCTTATGACATTTCTTAAGCCCAACGAGCGCGCTGCCATGCATCGGGCTGCTGCCGGACAATTTCTGTCGCTTCGAAACCAGGCCCGCTTCTTTAGAGAGATTGAACTACTCCAGACGGATGGTCTGGACGAATTGCGCGACAGACTGAAAGCACTGTCGACCATGCGCAATGAATTGAACGACAAGAGTCCGAGCATCCCCCGATGGGCGTTTGTCGCTGCACGTAAGGGCATCGAAGAGGGCGAGGCGACTCACAAGGTGGACAAGGAGGACTGA
- a CDS encoding ISAs1 family transposase encodes MTTRTLVHWLEDVEDPRDGPGLKHDLTELLVVAVCAIIAGAQSFTDMAMFAQLRLPWLRRYLLLENGAPSHDTFGRVFRLLDAKRFERAFRGWIGSVVGAAQLEHIAIDGKCVRGSRDGERTPVHLVSAYATRLGVMLCQERVADKSNEIDAIPAVLDALALKGCIVSIDAMGCQREIARAIRERGGDYVLAVKGNQEKLFNALSGFFGATERGRIERLMPECYVRTIEKDHGRIEERRYWLTQDVLKRVDTNAWPDCHQIGMVEAICHTGKGEPSMQRRYFITSAQCDVKDFARAARDHWRIENSLHWSLDVTFLEDACRVRKDHAAHNYATLRRFALNLIKLDISLPKTSVRSRVKRAEWDEDYRTHILQIKPLISA; translated from the coding sequence ATGACAACACGAACACTGGTGCATTGGCTGGAAGACGTGGAGGATCCGCGTGACGGCCCCGGGCTTAAACACGACCTGACTGAACTGCTGGTGGTGGCCGTGTGCGCGATCATCGCGGGCGCGCAAAGCTTCACAGACATGGCGATGTTTGCACAACTGCGTCTGCCGTGGCTGCGCCGCTATCTGCTGCTCGAGAACGGGGCGCCTTCGCACGACACCTTTGGCCGGGTGTTCCGGCTACTGGATGCGAAGCGTTTCGAGCGGGCCTTTCGGGGCTGGATTGGCAGCGTAGTGGGAGCGGCGCAGCTTGAGCATATCGCCATTGACGGCAAGTGTGTGCGTGGCTCGCGCGACGGCGAGCGCACCCCGGTTCATCTGGTGAGCGCCTATGCCACGCGCCTTGGGGTCATGCTGTGCCAGGAACGCGTGGCTGATAAAAGCAACGAGATCGACGCGATCCCCGCGGTGCTCGACGCGCTGGCGCTCAAGGGTTGCATCGTCAGCATTGATGCGATGGGCTGTCAGCGGGAAATTGCCCGTGCGATCCGCGAGCGTGGGGGCGACTACGTGCTCGCCGTCAAGGGCAACCAGGAAAAGCTCTTCAACGCTCTCTCGGGCTTCTTCGGCGCCACTGAGCGCGGGCGCATTGAGCGGCTGATGCCCGAGTGCTACGTTCGGACCATCGAAAAGGACCATGGCCGCATCGAAGAGCGCCGCTACTGGCTCACCCAGGACGTGCTGAAAAGGGTGGACACGAATGCATGGCCCGACTGCCACCAGATCGGTATGGTTGAGGCCATTTGCCATACTGGCAAGGGCGAACCCAGCATGCAGCGCCGTTACTTCATCACCTCCGCACAGTGTGACGTGAAGGACTTCGCCCGCGCGGCGCGTGACCACTGGCGCATCGAGAACAGCTTGCACTGGAGCCTGGACGTCACCTTTCTCGAAGACGCCTGCCGCGTGAGAAAGGACCACGCCGCACACAATTACGCGACCCTGCGACGCTTCGCCCTGAACCTGATCAAGCTCGACATCAGCCTACCGAAGACCAGCGTTCGCAGTCGCGTGAAGCGGGCAGAGTGGGATGAAGACTATCGCACGCACATCCTGCAGATCAAACCACTGATCAGCGCTTGA
- a CDS encoding IS630 family transposase — translation MKCKRSSDGRKLDHHTLQVMRQQAVKAAHEGTTVASIAAAFGVSTRTVFNWLAQFAEGGQNALLAKPIPGRPPKISADEMRWIAQAVRDNSPQQFKFEFGLWTLSLISELIKRQFGKSLALASVSRVMKLLGFSVQKPLYQAWQQDTQLVHEWETKTYPAIKAQARAQGAVIYFADEAGIRSDYHTGTTWAPVGQTPVVEVTGRRFSFNMISAVSPGGEFRFMIHEGSVRATTFKEFLARLMVGASKPIFLIVDGHPIHKSKLVKDYVASLDGQLTLFYLPPYAPQLNPDEQVWAHVKRRVSRQLVQSLDDMKSLALGALRRIQKLPDLVKSFFRQPECQYASE, via the coding sequence ATGAAATGCAAACGTTCATCAGACGGCCGCAAGCTGGATCACCACACGCTCCAGGTCATGCGCCAACAAGCGGTTAAGGCGGCGCACGAAGGCACAACGGTGGCATCGATAGCGGCTGCGTTCGGTGTGAGCACTCGCACGGTTTTTAACTGGCTCGCCCAGTTCGCCGAAGGCGGACAGAATGCACTTTTGGCCAAGCCGATTCCGGGGCGGCCACCGAAGATCAGTGCCGACGAAATGCGTTGGATTGCCCAGGCGGTTCGCGACAACTCTCCCCAACAGTTCAAGTTCGAATTCGGTCTGTGGACACTGTCGTTGATCAGCGAACTGATCAAGCGCCAGTTCGGCAAATCTTTGGCGTTGGCCTCGGTCAGCCGTGTCATGAAGCTGCTTGGCTTTTCCGTCCAAAAGCCGCTGTATCAAGCTTGGCAGCAAGACACCCAACTCGTGCACGAGTGGGAAACCAAGACGTATCCGGCGATCAAGGCGCAAGCCCGCGCGCAAGGCGCGGTGATCTATTTTGCCGATGAAGCGGGCATTCGCTCCGACTACCATACCGGCACGACCTGGGCTCCGGTCGGCCAAACGCCCGTCGTCGAGGTAACTGGGCGACGCTTCTCGTTCAACATGATCTCGGCGGTCAGTCCTGGTGGCGAATTTCGCTTCATGATTCACGAGGGATCGGTGAGGGCGACGACCTTCAAGGAATTTCTCGCTCGTCTGATGGTCGGTGCAAGCAAGCCAATCTTCTTGATCGTCGATGGTCATCCGATCCATAAATCCAAGCTCGTCAAAGACTACGTCGCATCGCTCGATGGGCAGCTCACGTTGTTCTACCTGCCGCCCTACGCGCCGCAGTTGAACCCCGATGAACAAGTGTGGGCACACGTCAAACGGCGAGTCAGCCGGCAGCTTGTGCAAAGCCTGGACGACATGAAGTCGCTCGCCCTCGGTGCGTTGCGACGCATTCAAAAACTGCCCGACCTCGTCAAATCGTTCTTCCGTCAGCCCGAGTGTCAATACGCTAGCGAGTGA
- a CDS encoding M48 family metallopeptidase produces MPSRGACLGGYVFLTSALIDANSDAQVRFLIGHELGHHAAGHLNPWLNALKLPAHLVPFLGKAYSRSREYTCDSIGTYLSKDIHASRNALQMLGCGCRRLNTSMNCDAFVAQEQRVPAIFGFFTEITRTHPRLTRRVAAIRDDFTIVQGDGKDDVEPGFRTALVMQPPISGDV; encoded by the coding sequence ATGCCTTCGCGCGGCGCCTGCTTGGGGGGCTATGTGTTCCTGACTTCTGCTCTTATCGACGCCAATAGCGATGCACAGGTGCGCTTCCTGATCGGTCACGAACTAGGACATCACGCAGCGGGACATCTGAATCCCTGGCTCAACGCACTCAAGCTGCCGGCTCATCTCGTCCCGTTTCTCGGCAAGGCCTATTCCCGCTCGCGCGAATATACCTGTGACAGCATTGGTACGTACCTGTCAAAAGACATCCATGCTTCGCGCAATGCATTGCAGATGCTTGGCTGTGGCTGCCGGCGTCTGAATACCTCAATGAACTGCGACGCCTTTGTGGCCCAGGAGCAGAGGGTGCCGGCCATCTTCGGCTTTTTCACCGAAATCACGCGTACTCACCCGCGGCTAACGCGTCGGGTGGCGGCGATCCGGGATGACTTCACAATTGTGCAGGGCGATGGAAAGGATGACGTTGAGCCGGGATTTAGGACTGCGCTGGTTATGCAGCCTCCCATTTCTGGAGATGTTTGA